One Buchnera aphidicola (Aphis glycines) genomic window, CTGTTATTTGTTTTTTTACACGTTTACGTGTTCGAATAACTGAGTTTTTTACCATAATTAAAATTACCTAAATTATTTTTTTATCACTTTTCTAGGGCCTTTACAAGTGCGAGCATTTGTTTTGGTTCTTTGGCCTCGAACTGGAAGATTTTTACGATGTCGTATACCACGATAACAATTAAGATCAACTAAACGTTTAATATTTAAAGTTTTTTCTCGTCTTAAATCGCCTTCAACAACATATTTAGCTACGTTTTCTCTCAATAATTCAATATCTGATTCTTTTAGATCTATGATTTTCATAGTTTCTGAAATATTTGAATTCATGCAAATAATTTTAGATCGTTTTCTTCCTATTCCATATATTTCTGTTAATGCTATAATAGTATGCTTATTCTCAGGAATATTAATACCCGCAATACGAGCCATGTTATACAATCCTCAAAATTTATTAAGATAAACTAACACAAGAAATTTATCAATATGTATAAATATTAATAAATCTTAATATAGTCTTTTATTTTTTCACTTTAACCTTGACGCTGTTTATGTTTTGGATCATTACTACAGATTACTCTTACTACATTATTACGCCGTATAATTTTACAGTTTCGACAAAGGGTTTTAACAGAGGCTTTAACTTTCATTCAAAATCCTTAACTATTAAAAGTTTAATTTAACTTAGCTTTTTTTAATATAGAGTCATATTGACTAGACATTATTAACGTTTGAATTTGAGCAATAAAATCCATTATAACTACAACTACAATTAATAATGACGTACCACCAAAATAAAACGGGACATTCATAGCGCTTCTCATAAATTCCGGAATTAAGCAAATAAAAGTAATATACAAAGAACCAAAAAGTGTTAATCTCAATATAATTTTATTAATATATTTAGCTGTTTTTTCACCTGGTCGGATACCTGAAATAAAAGCACCTGATTTTTTTAAATTATCCGCAGTTTCACGAGGATTAAAAACTAATCCAGTATAAAAAAAACAAAAGAAAATAATAGAAATTACATATAAAAATAGATATAAAAACTGATTTGGTTGAAAATAAAACAAAATAGTTTTAAAAAAACTGTATTTTTTATCTATTCCCAACCAAGATATAATAGTAGCAGGAAATAACACAATACTTGAAGCAAATATTGCAGGGATAACGCCAGACATATTTACTTTTAAAGGTAAATGAGTGCTTTGTGCTGAGTAAATACGGCGACCTTGTTGACGCTGAGCATAATGAACAATAATTTTTCTCTGACTACGCTCAATAAAAACAACTAAAAAAACAACTAAAAAAATTAACACTAAAACAGACAAAAACAATAATAAATGCAAATGTCCTTGTCTAGTTTGCTCAATAGTATGTGCAATAGCAGAAGGAAGTCCTGCGATTATACCTGTGAAAATTATAATAGAAATTCCATTTCCAATACCACATTCCGTAATTAGCTCACCTAACCACATCAAAAACATAGTACCAGTGACCAATATAACAATAGCGGTACAATAAAAATAAAAATTTTCATTAACTATAATAGGACGTATGCTGGATATACTAGATAAACTTGTCACAACTCCAACTGATTGAAAAAAAGCTAATATTAAAGTAGAATATCTTGTATATTCATTAATTTTATGTCGACCTGCTTCTCCTTCTTTCTTTAATTCAGATAAGAAAGGAATTGCTAAGGTTAATAACTGAATAATAATAGAAGCGGATATATAAGGCATAATACCTAATGCAAAAATAGAAGCTCGATTCAAAGCTCCGCCAGAAAACATATTAAACATTTCAAAAATAGTGCCTTTTTGATGATTTAATATGCGAGACAAAATTGTAGTATCAATTCCAGGTATAGGAATAAAAGAACCAATACGAAAAATAATTAAAGAGATTATTACAAAAATAATTCTATTTTTAAGTTCATTAATATTTTTTTTAGAATTTTTAAAATTCATTCCTAATTTATTAATCATTATTCACTAATTATCCTTCAATTTTACCACCATAATTTTCAATTTCTATACGAGCACCTTTGGTAACACGTAAATTGCGTAATGTTACAGGGCCTTTTAATTTTCCTGATAAAATAATTTTTACATGTCTAACATTCTTATTAACAATATTTTCTTTTTTTAAAACTTTTAAATCAATTATGTTATCTGGTAATTTTGATATTTGAGATAATCTTACTTCAGTAGTAACATTTGCTTTTCTAGATTTAAATCCAAATTTAGGAAGTCTTCTATATAAAGGCATTTGACCCCCTTCGAAACCGCGATTTATACTTCCACCAGATCTAGATTTTTGACCTTTATGTCCTCTTCCGGCTGTTTTTCCATATCCAGAGCCAATACCTCGACCTAATCTTTTGCTATTTTTTTTAGATCCACATGATGGAGATAAACTATTTAGATACATAAATTATTTCTCTTGTATTTTCAAAATATACGATACTTTTTTAATCATACCTCGAATTGAAGGTGTATCTTCAAGAGTAACGGTATGCCCAATAAAACGTAATCCTAAACCAAATAGTGTTTTTTTATGTTTAGGAATTCTTCCTATAGAACTTTTTACTTGAGTAATTGTAATAGTTTTCATTGATTAAAATTTACCTTCCTAAAATATCTGCAACAGACTTATTTCTTTTAGCTGCTACCATTTCTGGAGATTTCATGTTAATTAAACCATTCATAGTTGCTCGAACTACATTAATTGGGTTAGTGGATCCATAGGTTTTAGCTAATACATTATGTATACCCGCTACTTCTAAAACTGCGCGCATAGCACCTCCTGCAATAATACCAGTACCATCTGACGCTGGTTTCATGAATATATTAGATCCAGTGTGCGATCCTTTTAGAGGGTGCTGTAAAGTTTTATTTACCAGT contains:
- the rpsM gene encoding 30S ribosomal protein S13, encoding MARIAGINIPENKHTIIALTEIYGIGRKRSKIICMNSNISETMKIIDLKESDIELLRENVAKYVVEGDLRREKTLNIKRLVDLNCYRGIRHRKNLPVRGQRTKTNARTCKGPRKVIKK
- the rpmJ gene encoding 50S ribosomal protein L36, which produces MKVKASVKTLCRNCKIIRRNNVVRVICSNDPKHKQRQG
- the secY gene encoding preprotein translocase subunit SecY, whose amino-acid sequence is MINKLGMNFKNSKKNINELKNRIIFVIISLIIFRIGSFIPIPGIDTTILSRILNHQKGTIFEMFNMFSGGALNRASIFALGIMPYISASIIIQLLTLAIPFLSELKKEGEAGRHKINEYTRYSTLILAFFQSVGVVTSLSSISSIRPIIVNENFYFYCTAIVILVTGTMFLMWLGELITECGIGNGISIIIFTGIIAGLPSAIAHTIEQTRQGHLHLLLFLSVLVLIFLVVFLVVFIERSQRKIIVHYAQRQQGRRIYSAQSTHLPLKVNMSGVIPAIFASSIVLFPATIISWLGIDKKYSFFKTILFYFQPNQFLYLFLYVISIIFFCFFYTGLVFNPRETADNLKKSGAFISGIRPGEKTAKYINKIILRLTLFGSLYITFICLIPEFMRSAMNVPFYFGGTSLLIVVVVIMDFIAQIQTLIMSSQYDSILKKAKLN
- the rplO gene encoding 50S ribosomal protein L15, which encodes MYLNSLSPSCGSKKNSKRLGRGIGSGYGKTAGRGHKGQKSRSGGSINRGFEGGQMPLYRRLPKFGFKSRKANVTTEVRLSQISKLPDNIIDLKVLKKENIVNKNVRHVKIILSGKLKGPVTLRNLRVTKGARIEIENYGGKIEG
- the rpmD gene encoding 50S ribosomal protein L30, whose protein sequence is MKTITITQVKSSIGRIPKHKKTLFGLGLRFIGHTVTLEDTPSIRGMIKKVSYILKIQEK
- the rpsE gene encoding 30S ribosomal protein S5; translation: MVNIDKKNNNELQEKLITVNRVSKTVKGGRIFSFTALTVVGNGNGRVGFGYGKAREVPAAIQKAMEKARRNMFTIPLVNKTLQHPLKGSHTGSNIFMKPASDGTGIIAGGAMRAVLEVAGIHNVLAKTYGSTNPINVVRATMNGLINMKSPEMVAAKRNKSVADILGR